The proteins below come from a single Crossiella sp. CA-258035 genomic window:
- a CDS encoding serine/threonine dehydratase — protein sequence MTRLPTPADVASAAERIAPYVRRTPMTRVVLDGRPLWLKLEQLQLTGSFKLRGATNALLTGDRPARVATVSGGNHGFAVGTAARLLDLPTRVHVPSYAAESKIRRIKETGAEVVHHQTYPEANEAARLEGEQPGTRFVSAYDDPAVIAGQGTVGLEIVADAPEVDAVFVAVGGGGLAAGLALGTARRIVAVEPTGCDCLHAALRAGEPVHTEVDSVAMSALGAAKAGELTFAVLRAAGVESHLVTDAELLAARDRLWEEFRLAVEPAAAVPFALWLKDEVPTEAPCVVLCGANTDWLPTDA from the coding sequence ATGACTCGACTCCCGACCCCGGCGGATGTGGCCAGCGCGGCCGAGCGGATCGCCCCGTACGTCCGGCGCACGCCGATGACGCGGGTAGTGCTGGACGGCAGGCCGCTGTGGCTGAAGCTGGAGCAGCTCCAGCTGACCGGCTCGTTCAAGCTGCGCGGCGCGACCAACGCGCTGCTCACCGGTGACCGGCCGGCGCGGGTGGCCACGGTCAGCGGCGGCAACCACGGGTTCGCCGTCGGCACCGCGGCCCGGCTGCTGGACCTGCCGACCAGGGTGCACGTGCCCAGCTACGCCGCGGAGAGCAAGATCCGGCGGATCAAGGAGACCGGGGCCGAGGTGGTGCACCACCAGACCTACCCCGAGGCCAACGAGGCGGCCCGGCTGGAGGGCGAGCAGCCGGGCACCCGGTTCGTCTCCGCCTACGACGACCCGGCGGTGATCGCCGGCCAGGGCACGGTCGGCCTGGAGATCGTGGCGGACGCGCCGGAGGTGGACGCGGTGTTCGTCGCGGTCGGCGGCGGCGGGCTGGCCGCCGGCCTGGCGCTGGGCACGGCGCGGCGGATCGTCGCGGTCGAGCCGACCGGCTGCGACTGCCTGCACGCGGCACTGCGAGCGGGCGAGCCGGTGCACACCGAGGTGGACTCGGTGGCGATGTCCGCACTGGGCGCGGCCAAGGCGGGCGAGCTGACCTTCGCCGTCCTGCGCGCGGCCGGTGTGGAGTCGCACCTGGTCACCGACGCGGAGCTGCTGGCGGCCAGGGACCGGTTGTGGGAGGAGTTCCGGCTGGCCGTGGAGCCGGCCGCCGCGGTGCCGTTCGCGTTGTGGCTCAAGGACGAGGTCCCCACCGAAGCACCCTGCGTGGTCCTCTGCGGAGCCAACACCGACTGGCTCCCCACCGACGCCTGA
- a CDS encoding LysR family transcriptional regulator: MDADRLRVLVEVAHAGSISAAAARLSVTPSALSQQLAKLERAVGVRLLDRGPGGVRPTEAGAVLVRHGERVLGELRDAEDAVRALLGQRPERIALGTFATAGALLVPAVLAEFRQRHPTVRLALLDIEPPEGYGLIASRELDLLITHRYTGVTLPPLGGARRHRLLTDPLRLVLPAGHRLAAAERITLAELAGEEWISGSPGVPNRTCLQALAARTRLDLHVAFETRDYGVTLGLLSAGVGVSLVPASVLGAADTRRLAVRSLTGLSPVREVHVVHRARPLPLTAEVVRLLTAAGAKMYRQTTGRSGDHDRS; the protein is encoded by the coding sequence ATGGACGCCGACCGACTGCGGGTGCTGGTCGAGGTCGCGCACGCCGGTTCGATCAGCGCCGCCGCGGCCCGGCTGTCGGTCACCCCCTCCGCGCTGTCCCAGCAGCTGGCCAAGCTGGAGCGCGCGGTCGGGGTCCGGCTGCTGGACCGCGGTCCCGGCGGGGTGCGGCCGACCGAGGCGGGCGCGGTGCTGGTGCGGCACGGCGAACGGGTGCTCGGCGAACTGCGCGACGCCGAGGACGCGGTGCGCGCGCTGCTGGGCCAGCGCCCGGAACGGATCGCGCTGGGCACCTTCGCCACCGCGGGCGCGCTGCTGGTGCCCGCGGTGCTGGCCGAGTTCCGGCAGCGGCACCCGACGGTCCGGCTGGCCCTGCTCGACATCGAGCCGCCGGAGGGCTACGGCCTGATCGCCTCCCGCGAGCTGGACCTGCTGATCACCCACCGCTACACCGGGGTGACCCTGCCCCCGTTGGGCGGCGCGCGGCGGCACCGCCTGCTCACCGACCCGCTCCGGCTGGTGCTGCCCGCCGGCCACCGGCTGGCGGCCGCCGAGCGGATCACCCTGGCCGAGCTGGCCGGGGAGGAGTGGATCAGCGGCAGCCCCGGCGTGCCCAACCGGACCTGCCTGCAAGCGCTGGCCGCCCGGACCCGGCTGGACCTGCACGTGGCCTTCGAGACCCGCGACTACGGCGTGACGCTCGGCTTGCTCAGCGCCGGGGTCGGCGTCTCCCTGGTCCCGGCCAGCGTGCTCGGCGCGGCCGACACCCGGCGGCTGGCGGTGCGCTCTTTGACCGGCCTGTCGCCGGTGCGCGAGGTGCACGTGGTGCACCGGGCCCGCCCGCTGCCGCTGACCGCGGAGGTGGTGCGGCTGCTCACCGCGGCGGGCGCGAAGATGTACCGGCAGACCACCGGGAGGAGCGGCGACCATGACCGATCGTGA